A window of the Bacillus sp. A301a_S52 genome harbors these coding sequences:
- a CDS encoding LysR family transcriptional regulator has product MELRQLTYFMEVAKREHVTEAAAALHVAQSAVSRQIFNLENELGVDLFIREGRRVKLTPIGRVFLERINHAMNALDDAKREVQEYLDPEKGTIRVAFPISLAAYTLPTAISAFRKQKPEAKFQLKQGLYRELIDGVIKGDYNMALIGPVPMGEKKIKRKILFTEEIVALLPMHHPLAESKIIHLEDLKDDPFVLLPEGFVFRDIVIKACSEIGFYPNIAFEGDDIDALKGLVSAGLGVTLMPEVTLVDSTPRSTVKIPLNERSVTRTVGVITPTERALLPMEEIFYAFLEEFFLKSWRT; this is encoded by the coding sequence ATGGAACTGAGGCAATTAACGTATTTTATGGAGGTAGCTAAACGGGAGCATGTTACTGAAGCGGCAGCGGCTCTACATGTGGCCCAGTCTGCTGTCAGTAGACAGATTTTTAATCTCGAAAATGAATTAGGTGTTGACCTATTTATTAGAGAAGGTAGACGAGTGAAATTAACACCAATTGGAAGGGTTTTCTTAGAGCGCATTAATCACGCTATGAATGCACTAGATGATGCTAAAAGAGAAGTTCAAGAGTATTTGGATCCGGAAAAAGGGACGATTCGCGTGGCGTTTCCCATCAGTCTAGCTGCTTACACTTTGCCGACAGCAATCTCAGCGTTTCGAAAACAGAAACCAGAAGCTAAATTTCAATTAAAACAAGGACTTTATCGAGAGTTGATCGATGGTGTTATTAAAGGGGATTATAATATGGCTCTTATTGGTCCTGTCCCGATGGGGGAAAAGAAAATTAAACGAAAAATTCTATTTACTGAAGAGATCGTGGCACTTCTCCCCATGCATCATCCACTGGCTGAAAGTAAGATAATCCATTTAGAAGACCTAAAAGATGACCCATTTGTGTTGCTGCCGGAAGGATTTGTCTTTCGTGATATTGTAATTAAGGCGTGTTCTGAAATAGGCTTTTATCCGAACATTGCCTTTGAAGGTGATGATATCGATGCATTGAAAGGATTAGTGTCAGCTGGACTAGGTGTGACGTTAATGCCAGAGGTCACTCTCGTGGACAGCACGCCTCGTTCAACGGTGAAAATTCCACTGAATGAACGGAGTGTGACCCGAACAGTTGGTGTCATAACTCCGACAGAACGAGCGCTCTTGCCAATGGAAGAAATATTTTATGCTTTTTTAGAGGAATTTTTCTTGAAGAGTTGGAGGACATAA